GCCGGGGTTATCGCCCACGAATTGGCCCACGTGACCCAGCGCCATATCGCCCGAAACATTGAGCGGAGCCAGTTGATCAATCTGGGGACTCTGGCCGGTATGCTGGCCGGCGTCTTTCTCGGAGGCGGCGGAGAGGGGAGTGAAGCCCTGGCCATGGGCTCCCTTGCCGGGGGACAGGCCGCAGCGCTGAAATATTCGCGCGAGGACGAGCGTGAGGCCGATCAGATAGGGGTCCACTATCTGCAAAACGCGGGCTACCCTGTCCAGGGCATGGTCGAGGCCTTTGAAGTCATTCGCAAACGGAAATGGTTCTCAGGCCATTCTTTGCCGACCTACCTGAGCACGCACCCCGGAGTGGGAGAACGGATTGCCGCCTTACAGGGCCGTGTTGAGGGAGAATCTTCTGGATCATCGTCGTTGCAAAGCGGCACGTCCCGTTTTGAGCGCATTCAAATGTTGGTCCGGGCCAGATACACCGACCCCAGCAGTGCCCTTGTTGCTTTCAACGACACCCAATCGGAACAAGACACGTGTATGCTGGCCCTGGGCCGGGCCATCGCCCTGGAACGCTTGCAACGGGTGGAGGAGGCCGGTCAGGCGTATGAGCGAGCCCTGGATTGTGCGCCGGACGATCCTTTAGTCCAGCGGGAAGCCGGTCACTTTATGTATCTCCAGGGCAAACTGGACCGAGCCCGACGTTTGCTCAAGGCCGCATTGGACCAGCGCCACACCGATACCCGGGCGATGTTCTGGTATGCCCAGACATTGGCCCAGGCCGGAGATCCAGAGCACAGTATCCGGATTGGAGAAGAGGTCGTGCGTCGTGAGCCGCGTAATGCGCGGGCCCATGCTTTTCTCGGCCGTCTTCAGGGGCAACGGGGGAAGCTGTTTGAAGCCCATCTCCATTTGGCCTACGCGGCGCTCTATGGACACGGCGCCTCGCAACTCCCGTTTCATATTCAGAAAACCAAAGAGATGGCCCATTCCGAAAAACAGCGGCAGCGCCTCTCTTCCCTGCAGGAGGCTGTGGCGGAGTCCAAGAAGTTGGAAAAGCTCACGCCTTGACATATCTCTTCTAATCGCAGTATCGCTCTACCGCTTTGCCTCAGGTCGCCGATGGCGCAAATCCAGGCGTTTTTTTGTGAGCGCAACCCGCCTGTTCTGCCTTTCCCGCAACTGCAGAGCGGCCTGACGGAAATTCCCCCTATGACTCCCAACCCGTGAAGGAGGATGCATGTTTCTCGAAAATCTCGCATACGCCATGGCCCCGCAAGCCGGCGGTGGTGGCGCGGCCCAGGGCAATCCGATCATGGCCTTCATGCCTCTGATCATTCTGTTTGTTATTTTTTATTTCCTGCTCATTCGGCCCCAGCAGAAAAAGGCCAAAGAGCATAAGGAGATGCTGGCCAATCTCAAGAAGGGAGACCGCGTTATTACCGGCGGCGGACTCTACGGCCGGATCGTGGCCGCTTCCGAGGAGATGCTGACCGTTGAGGTGGCTGATAATGTCCAATTGAAGGTCAATCGCAATTATATTTCCACTCTGGTGGACAAGAAGGGCGGATCGAAAGAGGCAGAAAAGCCCGCAGAGAAGAAGCCCGCCAAAGGCAAGAAGCAGCAAGAGCAGGCCGAGGACGAAAAGGCCGATCAATCCAGCGAACAATAAGGACACGATTCCATGAGCAGCTTGCGATGGAGAATAGTGCTGGCAGTCATCGTCTTGGGGCTTGGCTTGGCATATGCCTTGCCCTCAGTGCTGCCGTCGGGTTCCGGGATACAGAAAATGCTCCCGGACAAAGAGGTCAACCTGGGGCTCGACCTCAAAGGGGGCATGCACCTGACCCTGGGGGTTGATCTGGAGACCGCCATCCAGAACGCCTTGTCGCAGACCGGCCAGGATATCCGGGCCGAGGCGCGGGAGGAGTCCATTTTGGTCCTGCGACCGGAAGTGGACAAAGCGGGCAATCTCCAGTTTTGGCTGGCCAAACAGGAACAATCCGAAACGCTCCAGGCGCTTTTGGAGGACAGGTTTCCCAATGTGAGCATCCAAGGGGTGGAAACCCTCGACAACGGTCGGCAGAAGTACACTGTCGGCTACCGCCCCAAATACCGCGAACATCTTGAGGAAATGACTCTGGATCAAGCCTTGAAGACGATCCGCAACCGAGTGGACCAGTTTGGGGTGGCCGAACCTGATATACGCAAGCAACAAGGCAACCGGATCCAGGTCCAATTGCCCGGACTTGAGGATCCTGAGCGGGCCATCAAGATTATCGGCCAGACCGCCCACCTCGAATTCAAGCTGGTCGACGAGGATGCAGACGCCCAAAAGGCAGAAAGGGGCATTGTCCCTCCCGGAAGCGAGCTTGCCTATCTGCAACGCAAGATGCCGGACGGCAGCTACAAGAAGCAGCCGATTGTCCTGGAAAAGAACGCTCTGCTCACAGGTGAATACATAACCGACGCCTCGACACAATTTGACACCAGCGGTTTCAATCAACCGTATGTCGCCTTGAGCTTCAATCAACGGGGGTCGAGGCTGTTTGAGCGCATAACCGCGGAACATGTCGGCGATAGATTGGCCATTGTCCTGGACGGCAAGGTCTACTCCGCGCCCAGGATCCAGGAGCGCATCAGCGGAGGACGGGCCAGCATCACCGGCGGATTTACCACCGAGGAAGCGCATGACTTGGCTCTTGTCCTGCGCGCTGGATCGTTGCCCGCGCCGGTGGATGTCCTTCAGGAGCGCAGTGTCGGCCCCTCCCTGGGGCAGCAGTCGATTGACCAGGGGATCATGTCCATCGTCGTCGGTGGCGCCTTGGTTCTGTTGTTCATGGTCATCTATTACGGGATCGGAGGCATTGTGGCCGATACCGTCCTGGCCTTGAATATTCTGCTCATCCTGGCCGGTTTGGCCGGGTTTGGCGCCACCCTGACCCTGCCGGGCATCGCGGGGATCATCCTGACCATCGGTATGGCCGTCGATGCCAATGTCCTTATTTTCGAGCGCATCCGTGAAGAACTGCGGCGAGGACTCGGTCCCCGGAAAGCGGTTGATGAAGGATTTGCACGAGCCACATTGACCATTCTCGATGCCAATGTGACGACGATCATCGCGGCGATCATTCTTTATCAATTCGGCACCGGCCCCATCCGCGGCTTTGCTGTGACCTTGTCGCTCGGTATTGTGGCTTCCATGTTTACAGCCATTTTTGTGGCCCGGATCATGTTCGACCTGTGGTTGAGCAGAAAACAGCCAGCATCGAGCCTGAAGCTTTAGGAGCGCGAGACGTATGGGATTGCAATTGATCAAACCCGGAACCGCGGTGAATTTCATCGGGCGCCGGAAAATCGCATTGGTCGTATCGGCCTTGGTCCTGCTGCTCGGGTTGGGCTCCTTGCTCCTGAAAGGGGGGCCAAAATACGGCATTGATTTTGCCGGAGGGATCACCGTTCAGACGCAATTTGCGGCCGATGTGTCGCTCAAGGATATCAAAGCAGCTCTGGCAACGGCGGAGTTGCCCAGCCTCAATGTCCAAAAATTCGGTACAGAGGGGGGCAATGAATATCTGTTCCGGGTGGCGGCCGTGGATATCAGTTCCTCTGAGGTCCGTCAGGCTGTCCAGGAGGCCCTGAGTGCCGAGATGGATACCGGTTTTGAAATCCGGCGCCTGGAAATGGTCGGGCCGAAAGTCGGGGCGGATCTACGGGCCAAGGCTTTAGAAGCCTTGTTCTACGCCATATTGATCATTTCTATTTATATCTCGGGACGGTTTGAACACCGCTGGCTGGCTTCGGCGCTCATGGCCGGCGGGCTTGCCGGGGGGCTGTATGTTCTCCAAATCGCCGGGTTTCCGCTCAGTGCCCTTGTTGTCGCCGCCCTGGTGATAGCCGTGGGAATGTGTTGGTATTTAAAACTCAATTTTGCCCTTGGGGCGGTCATCGCCCTGATCCATGACGTTTTAGTCACTGTCGGTGTGTTTTCCTTGCTCAACAAGGAATTCGACCTCTCGATCGTGGCGGCGCTTTTGACCATTATTGGATATTCCCTGAACGATACGATCATCGTCTTTGACCGTATCCGGGAAAATCTCCGGGGCAAGGCCGCCAAACACCGCTCTTTGAAGGAAACGATCAATATCAGCATCAACCAGACCTTGAGCCGGACGATCTTGACGTCGGGAACGACTTTGCTGGTTGTCATCTCGTTGTTCCTTTTCGGGGGCGGGGTGATCCACAATTTCGCCTTCGCCTTGCTTGTCGGCGTCATTGTCGGGACATATTCCTCCATCTTTGTGGCCAGCCCGTTGCTTTTGGGGTTTCAGATCGATCCGCCTGAAGAAAAGGACGCTGTTCAAGAACAAACCGTCTGATTCCCTGTGGTTTTTCAGGCCGGGGTGTGATTGAAAAGCCCCCCATCCGGTTTCCGGATGGGGGGCTTTTGCGATGGTGCGCCCGGCAGGGCGCACCCACTTGGAGGTGAAAGTCCTCTACAGGCCCGACAAGGGGAACTGTTAGCCGGACGGCAAGGGTGTCCACCGCGAGGTGGGATCTGAAGGAAGCCGCAGGCAAAACGCTGGCCTGACGAACAGGAATCGCATACGAGGCGGCCATGCCGGGTAAGGAGTCCATTATCTTCAAAGCCCTGTACTTGTACGGAAAGCTTGGACGTATATGCGGCGGGCATAAGCGTGAAGGTGGGTGCGCATTACCCGGGGAGGTCTGTCCGCCTGCCATGTGCTACCGGCGTCGCGAGTCGTCGGGACGGGCGGGCAGAAGTCAGCTGAGGGCATAGTAGGTCCCCCGACCGGACTGAAGGCCCGAACATCTAACACGGGACGGGAGCCCGAAATTTCGATGACGAACGGAGCCGCAGAAGGACGGGCTGGGACGCCCGTCGCCACACCCGAGGGTAGGGGACGGAATCCCCGAGAGTACGGTAGTGGTGCGTCAAGCGTCACGGCAACGAAGGAGTACTCCCATCCGGAGCAGCAGAGTTTGATGGAAGCGGTGGTCGGACGCGAGAACATGCTTGCGGCCTACAAGCGTGTACGCGCCAACAAAGGCGTCCCCGGAGTCGACGGCATGAGCGTCAACGACGTATGGGGATATTGCACGCTCAACTGGGCCCGAATCAAAGAGGAGTTGCTGGACGGACGGTACGAGCCGCAGCCGGTGCTCGGGGTGGAAATCCCTAAACCCGGCGGCGGGGTGCGCCAACTGGGCATCCCGACGGCGCTGGACCGCCTGATACAGCAGGCGCTGCACCAGGTGCTCTCCCCCATTTTCAACCCTCACTTCTCCGAATCCAGCTACGGCTTCCGGCCCGGTCGAAGTGCGCATCAGGCCGTGCTCAAGGCACGGGAGCATGCTGCCGCCGGCAAACGGTGGGTCGTGGACATGGACCTGGAGAAGTTCTTCGACCGCGTGAACCACGACGTGCTCATGGCGCGCGTGGCCCGCAAGGTGAAGGACAAGCGGGTGCTCGCCCTCATCCGGCGTTACCTGCAAGCGGGGCTGATGCAGGGGGGAATTGCATCGAAACGAAAGGAGGGCACGCCGCAAGGCGGCCCCCTCTCGCCGCTCTTGTCCAACATCCTTCTGGATGACCTGGACAAGGAGCTTGAACGCAGAGGCCACGCGTTCTGCCGATACGCCGACGACTGCAATATCTACGTGCAGACAAAACGGTCCGGCGAACGCGCAATGGCCTCGATCACCCGGTTTCTGACAGAGCGGTTGAAGTTGAGGGTCAACGCGGATAAGAGCGCGGTTGACCGGCCATGGAAAAGGAAATTCCTTGGGTACTCGATGACCTGGCATACGCAGCCGCGGCTCAAGGTTGCGCCCAGTGTGGTCAAACGCCTGAAACAGGCGGTACGGGAGGAATTTCGACGTGGGCGGGGACGGTCGCTCAAGAAGACGATAGACACCCTTGCGCCGAAACTGCGAGGCTGGATGAACTACTTCAAGCTGGCGGAGGTAAAGGGAGTTTTTGAAGAACTGGACATGTGGATTCGCCGCAGATTGCGCAATATCCTGTGGCGGCATTGGAAACGACCCTACGCCCGAGCAAGGAACCTGATTCGCCGGGGACTGACTGAAGAGCGCGCCTGGAAATCCGCCATCAACGGCCGCGGGCCATGGTGGAACTCCGGCGCATCGCATATGAACCAGGCATTCCCCAAGAAATACTTTGATTCACTTGGACTCGTGTCACTGCAAGATCAACTTCGCAAAGCTCAAAGTGTCAGGTGAACCGCCGTGGTACGGAACCGTATGCCCGGTGGTGTGAGAGGACGGGGGCCGCAAGGCCCCCTCCTACTCGATTGGCATGCCACGTGGCGTATTTTAGTCGTATTGCACTGCGCTAAAGCGCATGAGTTTGTCCCAGCGGTGGGAGGAAGCGATGCGGCGCACGGTGCCGCTGCGACCACGCAGAACCAGCGAATGCGTGCTGGCACCAGTGCCTTTATACGCCACACCGGGCAAAAAGGTTCCGCCGGAAATCCCGGTGGCGGCGAAGAAGACGTCCTCGCTCCCAACCAGGGAATGGACGTCCAGAATTGCAGTGGTGTCAATGCCACGTTCTTCCAAAGCAATGCGTTCTGCTTCCTTCTGGGGATCCAGACGGGCCAGCATCTGACCACCAAGGGCACGTATGGCGCAGGCCGAGAGGACTCCTTCCGGAGTTCCGCCGGTGCCCATCATGACATCGACCTCGCTTTCCGGATCCACGGCCATCAACGCCCCGGCCACATCACCGTCTGTATGGAGTTGGATACGGGCTCCTGTTTCACGGATAGCAGCAATGAGGTCTTGGTGCCGGGGTTTATCGAGAACAAAGACAACCAAGTCATCCACATCCTTGCCCAGGGCCTTGGCAATGGTTTTGAGGTTTTCCCCCACCGGGGCGTCCAGATCGACACCATTTTTGGCCGCCGAGGGCACGACCAGTTTTTGCATATAATAGCTCGGCCCGGGATCGTACATGGTTCCGGCCGGAGCCACCCCGACTACAGCTATGGCGTTGGGACGGCCATAGGCGAGTAGATTCG
The sequence above is drawn from the Desulfohalobium retbaense DSM 5692 genome and encodes:
- a CDS encoding M48 family metallopeptidase — its product is MHVLRWALIAVALTGLLFSGPVQGALLGDFTIQDEVELGREVNQFVRSHFDLLNDPVVAEYVRSVTERIESHLPPQPFPISVTVVNDESLNAFAAPAGYMFVHTGLLLHLESEAQLAGVIAHELAHVTQRHIARNIERSQLINLGTLAGMLAGVFLGGGGEGSEALAMGSLAGGQAAALKYSREDEREADQIGVHYLQNAGYPVQGMVEAFEVIRKRKWFSGHSLPTYLSTHPGVGERIAALQGRVEGESSGSSSLQSGTSRFERIQMLVRARYTDPSSALVAFNDTQSEQDTCMLALGRAIALERLQRVEEAGQAYERALDCAPDDPLVQREAGHFMYLQGKLDRARRLLKAALDQRHTDTRAMFWYAQTLAQAGDPEHSIRIGEEVVRREPRNARAHAFLGRLQGQRGKLFEAHLHLAYAALYGHGASQLPFHIQKTKEMAHSEKQRQRLSSLQEAVAESKKLEKLTP
- the yajC gene encoding preprotein translocase subunit YajC, translated to MFLENLAYAMAPQAGGGGAAQGNPIMAFMPLIILFVIFYFLLIRPQQKKAKEHKEMLANLKKGDRVITGGGLYGRIVAASEEMLTVEVADNVQLKVNRNYISTLVDKKGGSKEAEKPAEKKPAKGKKQQEQAEDEKADQSSEQ
- the secD gene encoding protein translocase subunit SecD is translated as MSSLRWRIVLAVIVLGLGLAYALPSVLPSGSGIQKMLPDKEVNLGLDLKGGMHLTLGVDLETAIQNALSQTGQDIRAEAREESILVLRPEVDKAGNLQFWLAKQEQSETLQALLEDRFPNVSIQGVETLDNGRQKYTVGYRPKYREHLEEMTLDQALKTIRNRVDQFGVAEPDIRKQQGNRIQVQLPGLEDPERAIKIIGQTAHLEFKLVDEDADAQKAERGIVPPGSELAYLQRKMPDGSYKKQPIVLEKNALLTGEYITDASTQFDTSGFNQPYVALSFNQRGSRLFERITAEHVGDRLAIVLDGKVYSAPRIQERISGGRASITGGFTTEEAHDLALVLRAGSLPAPVDVLQERSVGPSLGQQSIDQGIMSIVVGGALVLLFMVIYYGIGGIVADTVLALNILLILAGLAGFGATLTLPGIAGIILTIGMAVDANVLIFERIREELRRGLGPRKAVDEGFARATLTILDANVTTIIAAIILYQFGTGPIRGFAVTLSLGIVASMFTAIFVARIMFDLWLSRKQPASSLKL
- the secF gene encoding protein translocase subunit SecF produces the protein MGLQLIKPGTAVNFIGRRKIALVVSALVLLLGLGSLLLKGGPKYGIDFAGGITVQTQFAADVSLKDIKAALATAELPSLNVQKFGTEGGNEYLFRVAAVDISSSEVRQAVQEALSAEMDTGFEIRRLEMVGPKVGADLRAKALEALFYAILIISIYISGRFEHRWLASALMAGGLAGGLYVLQIAGFPLSALVVAALVIAVGMCWYLKLNFALGAVIALIHDVLVTVGVFSLLNKEFDLSIVAALLTIIGYSLNDTIIVFDRIRENLRGKAAKHRSLKETINISINQTLSRTILTSGTTLLVVISLFLFGGGVIHNFAFALLVGVIVGTYSSIFVASPLLLGFQIDPPEEKDAVQEQTV
- the ltrA gene encoding group II intron reverse transcriptase/maturase; amino-acid sequence: MEAVVGRENMLAAYKRVRANKGVPGVDGMSVNDVWGYCTLNWARIKEELLDGRYEPQPVLGVEIPKPGGGVRQLGIPTALDRLIQQALHQVLSPIFNPHFSESSYGFRPGRSAHQAVLKAREHAAAGKRWVVDMDLEKFFDRVNHDVLMARVARKVKDKRVLALIRRYLQAGLMQGGIASKRKEGTPQGGPLSPLLSNILLDDLDKELERRGHAFCRYADDCNIYVQTKRSGERAMASITRFLTERLKLRVNADKSAVDRPWKRKFLGYSMTWHTQPRLKVAPSVVKRLKQAVREEFRRGRGRSLKKTIDTLAPKLRGWMNYFKLAEVKGVFEELDMWIRRRLRNILWRHWKRPYARARNLIRRGLTEERAWKSAINGRGPWWNSGASHMNQAFPKKYFDSLGLVSLQDQLRKAQSVR
- the glpX gene encoding class II fructose-bisphosphatase, translated to METPQRNLALDLVRVTEAAALASARWLGKGDKQNGDQAAVDAMRLSFNALDIQGRIVIGEGEKDKAPMLFNGEAVGTGQGPAVDVAVDPVEGTNLLAYGRPNAIAVVGVAPAGTMYDPGPSYYMQKLVVPSAAKNGVDLDAPVGENLKTIAKALGKDVDDLVVFVLDKPRHQDLIAAIRETGARIQLHTDGDVAGALMAVDPESEVDVMMGTGGTPEGVLSACAIRALGGQMLARLDPQKEAERIALEERGIDTTAILDVHSLVGSEDVFFAATGISGGTFLPGVAYKGTGASTHSLVLRGRSGTVRRIASSHRWDKLMRFSAVQYD